In Calonectris borealis chromosome 20, bCalBor7.hap1.2, whole genome shotgun sequence, a genomic segment contains:
- the KIF2B gene encoding LOW QUALITY PROTEIN: kinesin-like protein KIF2B (The sequence of the model RefSeq protein was modified relative to this genomic sequence to represent the inferred CDS: inserted 2 bases in 1 codon; deleted 2 bases in 1 codon; substituted 2 bases at 2 genomic stop codons) produces the protein MAGEFGRIQLGTYVEIKCSDGRIHPALVTELRESTSSITVEWLEKGANKSKQVDLQLIFVLNPHLAPRSTSTTSIEAPLSAKGDQSLVSEWLSQPIKVKKIWGQQGPQPGSRGCRPRWTSPCVRQIERLQEQRERWWLEMREQQAQPATASLHPRTDMMAMIQKCRSHLDCEARQAATPCRPHRICVCVQKRPXQEAELDDFDVVTVPCQDMVMVHEAKQKMDLTLYLDNQVFRFDHAFNDCATNGLVYRHTAPPLVETIFQGSMATCFACGQTSTGKTHTMTGSLSVKNSEPSKGIYVLVTEDVFRKLXDPSCQKLELRVYGAFFEIYGSKVFGLLNWKKQLRVLEDGKQQIQVVGLWEEEVTSVEDVIKLTEMGSKCHTSGKTSANTHSSQSHAIFQIILKKRGHLYAKFSLIDLAGNEXGAVVSTADRQTRLARADIDKSLLALKECIRALGRNRAHTPFRASKLAQVLRDSFIGENSCTCMIATISPGMRSCKHTLNTLRYANRVKELVVNLNSLGQPCQEVFGTAKLQLFGVKADKEVSPQLFIFSAGGKTQKRTEVDKKTHMEEHRESLRRLKVFLEVAGEIDYNVDFYAARFESVLGQKIGTLTEIQEKVRLFRSALCTEEQGSNQSRTKRSCTL, from the exons ATGGCTGGGGAGTTTGGGCGCATCCAGTTGGGCACCTACGTGGAGATCAAGTGCAGCGATGGGCGCATCCACCCGGCACTGGTGACGGAGCTCCGTGAAAGCACTTCCAGCATCACTGTGGAGTGGCTCGAGAAAGGGGCCAACAAGAGCAAGCAGGTGGATCTCCAGCTCATCTTTGTCCTCAATCCTCACCTGGCCCCAAGGAGCACATCCACAACCAGCATCGAGGCCCCACTGTCAGCAAAAGGGGACCAGAGCCTGGTGAGTGAATGGCTGTCGCAGCCCATCAAAGTGAAGAAG ATCTGGGGACAGCAGGggccccagcctggctccaggggctgcagacccaggtggacaTCACCATGTGTGCGACAGATAgaaaggctgcaagaacagcGGGAACGCTGGTGGCTGGAGATGCGGGAGCAGCAAGCCCAGCCGGCCACTGCTTCGCTCCACCCCAGGACTGATATGATGGCCATGATCCAGAAGTGCCGCAGCCACCTGGACTGCGAGGCACGGCAGGCCGCCACACCGTGCCGGCCCCATCGCATCTGCGTGTGTGTTCAGAAGCGCCC ACAGGAGGCTGAGCTCGACGACTTCGATGTAGTGACAGTGCCCTGCCAGGACATGGTGATGGTGCATGAAGCTAAGCAGAAGATGGACCTCACATTGTACCTGGACAACCAGGTCTTCCGCTTTGACCATGCCTTCAATGATTGTGCCACCAATGGGCTGGTGTACAGGCACACCGCCCCGCCCCTGGTGGAGACCATCTTCCAGGGGAGCATGGCTACCTGCTTTGCCTGTGGCCAGACAAGCACTGGCAAGACCCACACCATGACGGGAAGTTTGTCTGTCAAGAACTCTGAACCCTCCAAAGGGATCTATGTCCTGGTCACTGAGGATGTCTTCCGCAAGCTGTAGGACCCCAGCTGCCAGAAACTGGAGCTTCGAGTCTATGGGGCCTTCTTTGAGATTTATGGGAGCAAAGTGTTTGGCCTTTTGAACTGGAAGAAGCAGCTAAGAGTGCTGGAAGATGGTAAACAGCAGATCCAAGTGGTGGGGCTGTGGGAGGAAGAAGTCACCAGCGTGGAAGATGTCATCAAGCTGACTGAAATGGGTAGCAAGTGTCACACATCAGGCAAGACCTCTGCCAACACTCACTCCTCCCAGAGCCATGCCATCTTCCAGATCATACTCAAGAAGAGAGGGCATTTGTATGCCAAGTTTTCCCTGATTGATTTGGCTGGGAATGAGTGAGGAGCTGTCGTCTCCACTGCAGACAGGCAAACACGGCTGGCAAGGGCTGATATTGATAAAAGCCTCTTGGCACTGAAGGAGTGTATCAGGGCATTGGGGCGTAACAGAGCCCACACCCCGTTCAGGGCTAGCAAACTCGCCCAGGTCCTGAGGGACTCATTTATAGGCGAAAACTCCTGTACCTGCATGATTGCTACCATCTCCCCAGGAATGAGATCCTGCAAGCACACCCTTAACACTCTACGGTATGCCAACCGCGTGAAGGAGCTGGTGGTGAATTTAAATTCCCTTGGACAACCCTGTCAGGAGGTGTTCGG GACAGCCAAGTTACAGCTATTTGGGGTTAAGGCAGACAAGGAAGTCTCGCCCCAgttatttattttcagtgctggggggaaaacacagaagagaacagAGGTGGATAAGAAAACGCATATGGAGGAGCATCGGGAATCTCTGCGACGGTTGAAAGTATTCTTAGAAGTGGCTGGGGAAATAGACTACAATGTAGATTTTTACGCTGCACGGTTTGAATCAGTCCTGGGTCAAAAAATTGGCACCTTGACCGAGATCCAAGAAAAAGTCAGATTATTCCGGTCAGCTCTTTGCACGGAAGAACAGGGCAGCAACCAGAGCCGCACGAAGAGATCCTGTACGCTGTAA